In Candidatus Jordarchaeales archaeon, one DNA window encodes the following:
- the cas7a gene encoding type I-A CRISPR-associated protein Cas7/Csa2, translating into MVDVFLSVACRLLVNVESLNSVETVGNLVRHRTAPIVVPSGDGGYSIRFVPTISGESLAHAYQVHLAEEAKRAGLSLSEESERGEFIKFADEKFLTKYGVKVPNSEDDIRRAEVEIMLIDYVCDVGGFLYAGRYPVKRTSTFQVGYMVPAVFDVEAAALEAQFHVRFSPSYMDLQQPYNVEVGSAVYTFTFNMDVSQISRPSTGFGKRDESLEKRLEGEREKRVTAALSALSTFLSQLRLGAKRSRFLPNVEPLSAVAAVSKNTFFVVSPGNSKNYIAETAKRKESFQSLTKELRGGNDAEIKLFAMDKEKAAEGVEGIDVSGNLEELARRVAATVKSWTR; encoded by the coding sequence ATGGTTGACGTGTTTTTGAGTGTTGCATGCAGGCTCCTCGTCAACGTTGAAAGCCTTAACAGCGTGGAGACTGTTGGAAACCTCGTAAGGCACAGGACGGCGCCTATAGTTGTCCCAAGCGGCGACGGAGGCTACTCCATAAGGTTCGTGCCAACTATCTCCGGCGAGTCGCTCGCGCACGCCTACCAAGTCCACCTTGCTGAGGAGGCCAAGAGGGCTGGGCTATCGCTGAGCGAAGAGTCGGAGAGAGGGGAGTTCATAAAGTTCGCGGACGAAAAATTCCTTACAAAGTACGGGGTGAAGGTGCCGAATAGCGAGGACGACATACGCAGGGCTGAAGTTGAAATAATGCTGATAGACTACGTGTGCGACGTGGGCGGCTTCCTCTACGCTGGAAGGTACCCCGTGAAGAGGACCTCCACGTTCCAGGTCGGATACATGGTTCCAGCGGTATTCGACGTAGAAGCCGCCGCCCTAGAAGCACAGTTCCACGTGCGCTTCTCACCTTCCTACATGGACCTGCAACAACCCTACAATGTTGAGGTAGGCTCAGCAGTTTACACGTTCACCTTCAACATGGACGTCTCCCAGATATCCAGGCCCTCGACCGGCTTCGGCAAACGTGACGAGTCACTTGAGAAGCGATTGGAAGGCGAGAGGGAGAAGCGTGTGACCGCAGCCCTCTCAGCGCTGAGCACATTCCTATCTCAGCTAAGACTCGGGGCTAAGAGGAGCAGGTTCCTGCCAAACGTGGAACCCCTCTCAGCAGTTGCAGCCGTCTCGAAAAACACGTTCTTCGTGGTCTCACCGGGAAACTCCAAAAACTACATCGCCGAGACCGCCAAGAGGAAGGAGAGCTTCCAATCCCTCACAAAAGAGCTGCGCGGAGGAAACGACGCCGAAATAAAGCTCTTCGCAATGGACAAGGAGAAGGCGGCGGAAGGAGTGGAGGGCATCGACGTTTCAGGGAACCTAGAAGAACTTGCAAGGCGCGTCGCTGCAACAGTGAAAAGCTGGACACGCTAA
- the cas2 gene encoding CRISPR-associated endonuclease Cas2: MFVVVYDITDDRLRERVALTLMEYGFSRVQRSVFVGDVSRNVAEMLAIELRRLVEGSPCDLRIIPVCARCYMGVIIVARYGEPSEAEREVVVT; encoded by the coding sequence ATGTTCGTGGTGGTTTACGACATCACTGATGACAGGTTGAGGGAGCGGGTTGCCTTGACGCTCATGGAGTACGGTTTTAGTAGGGTGCAGAGGAGCGTGTTTGTGGGAGATGTTAGCAGGAATGTGGCTGAGATGCTTGCCATCGAGCTTAGGAGGCTTGTCGAGGGGAGCCCCTGTGACCTGAGGATAATACCGGTGTGCGCGAGGTGCTACATGGGGGTGATCATCGTTGCAAGGTATGGTGAGCCCTCTGAGGCTGAGAGGGAGGTTGTGGTGACGTGA
- the cas4 gene encoding CRISPR-associated protein Cas4 produces MKALFTVDDVRQYAYCRRKIYFRYVLRVRVKPTVKMERGREEHSKWKPRGEGYFSVYLSSEGLGLAGLVDYFIYGGGVVVPVEVKFGGRGRVHASHYLQLVAEALLLEECFGVRVEKGVIEYPDTGVRVEVRVTDGARLRVLRMLEEMREIVEGEVIPPPARRRARCEACEVYKVCMGV; encoded by the coding sequence GTGAAGGCTCTCTTTACCGTCGACGACGTGAGGCAGTACGCTTACTGCAGGAGGAAGATCTATTTCAGGTATGTTTTGAGGGTTAGGGTTAAGCCGACGGTTAAAATGGAGCGCGGGAGGGAGGAGCACTCGAAGTGGAAGCCGAGGGGTGAAGGATACTTTAGCGTTTACCTTTCTTCTGAGGGGCTTGGGCTTGCCGGTTTGGTCGACTACTTCATTTATGGCGGCGGCGTCGTGGTCCCCGTTGAGGTGAAGTTTGGTGGCCGTGGGAGGGTACACGCCAGCCACTACCTGCAACTGGTGGCTGAGGCCCTCCTGCTGGAGGAGTGCTTCGGCGTGAGGGTCGAGAAAGGGGTCATAGAGTACCCTGACACGGGTGTGAGGGTGGAGGTGAGGGTGACCGACGGAGCTAGGCTTAGGGTTCTCAGAATGCTGGAGGAGATGAGGGAGATCGTGGAGGGAGAGGTTATCCCTCCCCCGGCGCGGAGAAGGGCAAGGTGTGAGGCTTGTGAGGTTTACAAGGTTTGCATGGGGGTTTAA
- the cas1 gene encoding CRISPR-associated endonuclease Cas1, with protein MELEVFTSGCRVGRRGRLIRVTRGGEVVCEVPVSKLSMVIVSGRVSVSSEAVRLLAENGVPVLFMCGWRPVALLHGFFMHGTVLTRREQIAAYRDWRGVHLAKGFVRGGLVNKAQLLRYFAASRGRSDGGVARVLEEAASEIFRVACEVDGVEGESVDEVRFEIMGLEAEGARLYYEALRLLLPEEAGFERRERRPPRDPVNACLSYGYSLLNAKCLAVVAACGLEPYAGFLHADRSGKPSLVLDLSEEFRQPVVDRTVVSLFSKGELRREDFSFKGGFVVLEKRGREVLLRALNERFRGEVRVDGGSAQLGSVISRQARMVARFLLGKAPKYEPFFFDWH; from the coding sequence GTGGAACTTGAGGTTTTTACTTCGGGGTGTAGGGTTGGGCGTAGGGGTAGGCTTATTAGGGTTACGCGTGGCGGCGAGGTGGTTTGTGAGGTTCCGGTGTCTAAGCTTAGCATGGTTATTGTTTCGGGTAGGGTTTCGGTTTCGAGTGAGGCTGTCCGTCTTCTTGCTGAGAACGGGGTTCCGGTTTTGTTTATGTGCGGGTGGAGGCCTGTTGCTTTGCTTCACGGCTTCTTCATGCATGGGACTGTTTTGACTAGGAGGGAGCAGATTGCGGCTTACCGTGACTGGAGGGGGGTTCACCTGGCTAAGGGGTTTGTTAGGGGTGGCCTTGTAAACAAGGCTCAGCTCCTCCGCTACTTTGCGGCGAGTAGGGGTAGGAGTGATGGAGGGGTTGCGAGGGTTCTCGAGGAGGCCGCGTCCGAGATTTTCAGGGTAGCGTGCGAGGTTGACGGGGTTGAGGGCGAGTCTGTGGATGAGGTTAGGTTTGAGATTATGGGTTTGGAGGCTGAGGGGGCTAGGTTGTACTATGAGGCTTTGCGCCTACTGCTTCCGGAGGAGGCTGGGTTTGAGAGGCGTGAGAGGAGGCCTCCTAGGGACCCTGTGAACGCGTGTCTGAGCTATGGTTACAGTTTGCTTAACGCGAAGTGTTTGGCTGTGGTTGCTGCTTGCGGGCTTGAGCCTTACGCTGGCTTCCTTCACGCTGACAGGTCTGGTAAGCCTTCCCTCGTCCTGGACTTGTCTGAGGAGTTTAGGCAGCCTGTGGTGGACAGGACTGTTGTCTCGCTTTTCTCTAAGGGTGAGCTTAGGAGGGAGGATTTCTCGTTTAAGGGTGGCTTTGTCGTGCTTGAGAAGAGAGGGAGGGAGGTGTTGCTGAGGGCTTTAAACGAGAGGTTTAGGGGGGAGGTGAGGGTTGACGGGGGCTCGGCCCAGCTTGGGAGCGTTATTTCTAGGCAGGCGAGGATGGTGGCGCGCTTCCTCCTGGGGAAGGCGCCTAAGTACGAGCCTTTCTTCTTTGACTGGCACTAG
- a CDS encoding MoxR family ATPase, with translation MKADLSVLSESPLSLTQVVSDETLMKFYGKSLLLLGPPGVGKSETVRRVAEKLAERMGLRFVELVDEVEVDGDVFLFYDLRLTEVEPTDLVGFPVVGDCVVYKPLKWAVLFSRHPGVLFLDELTNVNREDVLTAAYRIIHERRVGDVRFHPGVWVIAAGNVPEHSSVARMLPAPLVNRMIVVKFPVPSVDEWARYMDEKYGQEWDRRVLAYLKVFPRDFLHVPGSETLDNFPTPRSWTEVALFLPKVWGDPHAVNVLCRGCLGESVGGKFLAFLKMEVPDIDEILEKPQVFGKLGVEQRHLLCTALADWLKADFNRRAVRALPLLKLMLSESREMFMFLASVMGKRYAEKLYRFLHHEARDLLMPLLEQVAEFADPIL, from the coding sequence TTGAAGGCGGATTTGAGTGTTTTGAGTGAGTCTCCCTTATCTTTAACACAGGTGGTTAGTGACGAGACTTTAATGAAGTTTTATGGGAAAAGCTTGCTGCTGCTCGGTCCCCCCGGTGTGGGGAAGAGTGAGACTGTCAGGCGTGTTGCGGAAAAACTTGCTGAGCGGATGGGGTTGAGGTTTGTGGAGCTGGTGGACGAGGTCGAGGTCGACGGGGATGTTTTCTTGTTTTACGATTTGAGGTTGACGGAGGTTGAGCCGACGGATCTTGTCGGGTTCCCGGTGGTTGGGGATTGCGTGGTTTACAAGCCTTTGAAGTGGGCGGTGCTCTTCAGCAGACATCCGGGTGTCCTGTTTTTGGACGAGTTGACTAATGTGAACCGTGAGGATGTTTTGACTGCTGCTTACAGGATTATTCATGAGCGGCGGGTTGGGGATGTCAGGTTTCACCCTGGGGTTTGGGTTATCGCTGCTGGTAATGTGCCGGAGCATAGTAGTGTGGCTAGGATGCTTCCGGCCCCGTTGGTTAACAGGATGATTGTGGTTAAGTTTCCGGTGCCTAGTGTTGACGAGTGGGCGAGGTACATGGATGAGAAATATGGGCAGGAGTGGGATAGGAGGGTTTTAGCGTATCTTAAAGTGTTTCCCAGGGATTTTCTCCATGTTCCGGGTTCGGAGACTTTGGATAATTTTCCGACGCCGCGTTCTTGGACGGAGGTGGCTTTGTTCTTGCCGAAGGTTTGGGGGGATCCGCACGCTGTGAACGTGCTCTGTAGGGGGTGTCTTGGGGAGAGTGTTGGAGGAAAGTTCCTTGCTTTCCTTAAGATGGAAGTGCCGGATATCGATGAGATTTTGGAGAAGCCTCAAGTGTTTGGTAAGCTTGGGGTTGAGCAGCGCCACTTGTTGTGCACCGCTTTAGCCGACTGGTTGAAGGCTGACTTTAACAGGAGGGCTGTGAGGGCTCTTCCCCTCTTGAAGTTGATGCTCTCTGAGAGCAGGGAGATGTTCATGTTCCTCGCCTCTGTTATGGGTAAGAGGTATGCCGAGAAGCTTTACAGGTTTCTGCACCACGAGGCTAGGGACCTCTTGATGCCGCTTCTCGAGCAAGTTGCGGAGTTTGCTGATCCTATTTTGTAG
- a CDS encoding VWA-like domain-containing protein: protein MKYWDVAEDLRSICTALFGVVPWISAFLMKLRVVGVEDMPCDGAVNDMGVLFINVSSWRRASMSEKVFILLHEALHVALKHFARARNILDREGKVNLVLFNVACDLVIDDMLIMDRALTRSLAKVSGKHFYSLLSKVACTDVKYRFGMSCEEIYHLLLRKVKVVPDITIDLCFDTTYGEEDVIQEGSPEIYSKPSWMDVASRIESVLRSIEVCFGGLSGCGGYMVAEELLKPKINWRAELRESIRRGVGRNVVSTWTKRHRKLPGLAPGIVMLRRPDIYCLVDVSGSISQNMVNQFFTEIFTAARLSKVHAVFFDEKVRGVFRVRPGIIPRVEGGGGTVISPALSLVYKKARRGDIVVVLTDGLVSDERKQDKWLRKLASKVGEVIYCSTARFPNVEVKKVKLEV from the coding sequence GTGAAGTATTGGGACGTGGCTGAGGATCTGCGTTCTATATGCACGGCGCTGTTTGGGGTTGTCCCGTGGATTTCCGCCTTTCTTATGAAGCTTAGGGTGGTCGGTGTAGAGGACATGCCGTGCGATGGGGCGGTCAACGATATGGGTGTGTTGTTCATAAACGTTAGCTCCTGGCGTAGGGCTTCGATGAGTGAAAAGGTGTTCATCTTGCTTCACGAGGCGTTGCACGTCGCGCTTAAACACTTTGCCAGGGCGAGGAACATCCTCGACAGGGAGGGAAAGGTAAACCTCGTGCTTTTCAACGTGGCTTGCGATCTAGTGATTGATGACATGCTTATCATGGACCGCGCGCTTACGAGGTCGCTCGCGAAAGTCTCCGGGAAACACTTTTACTCGCTCTTGTCGAAGGTGGCATGCACAGACGTGAAGTATCGTTTTGGTATGTCGTGCGAGGAAATTTACCACTTGTTGCTTAGGAAGGTTAAAGTGGTACCCGATATCACCATCGACCTCTGCTTTGACACAACGTATGGAGAGGAGGACGTCATACAGGAGGGGTCGCCTGAAATCTATTCCAAGCCAAGCTGGATGGATGTTGCAAGTAGGATTGAGAGCGTGTTGAGGAGCATAGAAGTATGCTTTGGAGGTCTTAGTGGCTGTGGGGGGTATATGGTCGCCGAGGAGTTACTGAAGCCGAAGATTAACTGGAGGGCTGAGCTCAGGGAGAGCATACGCCGCGGGGTGGGGCGCAATGTTGTGTCGACTTGGACTAAGCGGCACAGAAAGCTTCCCGGGCTCGCACCGGGGATAGTTATGCTCAGGCGCCCCGACATCTATTGCTTGGTCGACGTTAGTGGGAGCATAAGCCAGAATATGGTGAACCAGTTTTTCACCGAGATTTTCACCGCTGCGCGTCTTTCCAAGGTTCACGCCGTGTTCTTCGACGAAAAGGTTAGAGGGGTTTTCAGGGTGAGGCCCGGCATTATACCAAGGGTGGAGGGGGGAGGCGGCACGGTGATCAGCCCGGCTCTCAGTCTGGTCTACAAGAAGGCGCGCCGAGGCGACATAGTCGTCGTGCTCACGGACGGGCTCGTCTCCGACGAGCGGAAGCAGGATAAATGGCTGAGGAAGTTGGCTTCAAAGGTGGGGGAGGTGATTTATTGTTCAACAGCAAGGTTCCCCAATGTTGAGGTTAAAAAGGTGAAGTTGGAGGTGTAA
- the cas3 gene encoding CRISPR-associated helicase Cas3', whose product MAEGLLQNKYLEACNVLGEKLGWKPRPGVLKVLGRLDELLDRGEEGVVLMEYPAGYGKSTMTLTLAKAAVDGNPFFLRVIHVLPMRTIVDDLGQRLRCWMEILGYRSSFVGVQHMGSPGSPFFAKKCVVVTLDTFLLNFYKAPAYELAKLFKYDVSHYEFPRGNIYSSIVVFDEFHLLSPQSAGELSSLEDEARALCSATRAIIQMACVGVPVVVMTATMPKTLKEFLKEHVEESGLRFEEESYSPSDDKEFEERRRKKMLKLVKLDGNSLKGILEEVAECHRRGKRVMVVLNTVKAAVDAYGELKAAGLSPVLLHGRLPELLKRERSEAIKKTRVLVATQVVEAGIDESFDVLVSEVCPPDRLLQRMGRVARREGHDEGEVVVVARVSKGVYDQRVVDETWKLLGEHSDFRSRSEVEDEVRTVMDKVYSEGFADELRRYFKVFEQSLGYLDAYPFITSSDARDFIEHVGKITPSFGIVPLFAAEDVKSGVYLQNPVALSEKMAKNALKQGANLVKDGKIVVPSDRERKGFISAENLSLELLKKGYDGLVVDKIDREVGYVGVED is encoded by the coding sequence ATGGCTGAAGGCTTACTCCAAAACAAATACCTTGAAGCGTGTAACGTGCTTGGGGAGAAGCTTGGATGGAAGCCGAGGCCGGGAGTGCTAAAAGTGCTGGGCCGTCTCGACGAGCTCCTCGACAGGGGGGAGGAGGGGGTGGTTTTAATGGAGTACCCGGCGGGCTACGGTAAGTCAACGATGACGCTCACCCTCGCCAAGGCGGCCGTCGACGGTAACCCTTTCTTCCTAAGGGTTATCCACGTGCTCCCCATGAGGACTATAGTCGACGACCTCGGTCAAAGACTGCGCTGCTGGATGGAGATCCTCGGCTATAGATCAAGCTTTGTCGGCGTCCAGCACATGGGGTCCCCCGGCTCCCCCTTCTTCGCCAAGAAGTGTGTCGTCGTCACACTTGACACCTTCCTGCTCAACTTCTACAAGGCACCCGCATACGAGCTGGCGAAGCTCTTCAAGTACGACGTGTCGCACTACGAGTTTCCGAGGGGCAACATTTACTCCTCGATAGTCGTCTTCGACGAATTCCACCTCCTTTCGCCTCAGTCCGCCGGGGAGCTCTCCTCGCTCGAAGACGAGGCGAGAGCCCTCTGCTCCGCGACGAGGGCAATAATCCAAATGGCGTGCGTCGGCGTCCCAGTAGTCGTAATGACTGCAACTATGCCAAAAACGCTCAAAGAGTTCCTGAAGGAACATGTTGAGGAGTCTGGACTGAGGTTCGAGGAGGAATCCTACTCGCCGTCCGATGACAAGGAGTTCGAGGAGAGGAGGAGAAAGAAGATGCTTAAGTTGGTTAAACTCGACGGAAACTCCTTGAAGGGAATCTTGGAGGAAGTGGCCGAATGCCATCGGCGGGGCAAGAGGGTTATGGTTGTGCTGAACACCGTGAAGGCCGCTGTCGACGCTTACGGGGAGCTGAAGGCTGCTGGTTTAAGTCCAGTTCTCCTCCATGGGAGGCTGCCGGAGTTGCTTAAGAGGGAGAGATCGGAGGCGATAAAGAAGACTAGGGTTCTGGTTGCCACGCAGGTCGTGGAGGCTGGAATAGACGAGAGTTTCGACGTTTTGGTGAGCGAGGTGTGTCCGCCAGACAGGCTCCTTCAGAGGATGGGCCGCGTCGCCAGGAGGGAGGGGCACGATGAAGGGGAGGTTGTGGTTGTCGCTCGCGTATCGAAGGGCGTCTACGACCAGAGAGTGGTCGACGAAACCTGGAAGCTTCTCGGTGAGCACAGCGATTTCCGCTCGAGGAGTGAAGTGGAAGATGAGGTTAGAACTGTGATGGACAAGGTTTACAGTGAAGGGTTCGCCGACGAGCTCCGCCGGTACTTCAAAGTTTTCGAGCAGTCGCTCGGTTACCTCGACGCTTACCCGTTCATAACAAGTAGTGATGCGAGGGACTTCATCGAGCACGTCGGAAAGATCACCCCGTCCTTCGGCATAGTACCTCTCTTCGCCGCCGAGGACGTCAAAAGCGGGGTCTACTTGCAAAACCCCGTGGCGTTGTCGGAGAAAATGGCGAAGAACGCGTTAAAGCAAGGGGCAAACTTGGTCAAGGACGGAAAAATAGTTGTTCCAAGTGACAGAGAAAGGAAAGGTTTCATCAGCGCAGAAAACCTGTCGCTTGAACTTCTGAAAAAGGGCTACGATGGACTGGTAGTCGACAAGATAGACCGAGAGGTGGGATATGTGGGGGTTGAAGATTGA
- the cas5a gene encoding type I-A CRISPR-associated protein Cas5a has protein sequence MLALTIKARYHWGFWVRVPGTSKFQATLPIPPPTTIIGALAYPLARRGVLSYQGVRWEGEVLLDKKLGPMSPAGLLEKYIYATASFDIDQSMGYMWDDLNKFVTLLFQETTKGTDEEEAVGGRRYLMKYRTGALPAGKVYYPSGVLSMVLLVDERLREIVPGKLEDELRMAAWQITRVGSKESIISVEEVQLSEAKPLKERRVRTRYYFPARLGEVEGRFFRESFWRGGWGRSTGLMREEYIIPGSKVPLKSEEVEVSLTVEGRAFKANGEVVVGYG, from the coding sequence TTGCTAGCTCTAACTATTAAGGCGCGCTACCACTGGGGGTTCTGGGTGAGAGTCCCTGGGACAAGCAAGTTCCAGGCCACCCTCCCAATACCACCCCCAACCACAATCATAGGAGCCTTAGCATACCCTCTGGCTAGAAGAGGGGTTTTATCGTACCAGGGCGTGAGGTGGGAGGGCGAAGTCCTCCTCGACAAGAAGCTAGGCCCCATGAGCCCAGCCGGACTACTGGAGAAGTACATTTACGCCACCGCTAGCTTCGACATAGACCAGTCAATGGGCTACATGTGGGATGACCTAAACAAGTTCGTCACCCTCTTATTCCAGGAGACGACAAAAGGCACCGATGAAGAGGAAGCAGTTGGGGGGAGAAGGTACCTCATGAAGTACAGGACGGGAGCCCTACCCGCCGGAAAAGTCTACTACCCGTCCGGGGTGCTATCCATGGTACTGCTGGTCGACGAGAGACTGAGGGAAATTGTACCCGGTAAGCTTGAAGACGAGCTGAGGATGGCGGCCTGGCAGATAACAAGGGTTGGAAGCAAAGAGTCCATAATTTCCGTCGAAGAAGTCCAGTTATCCGAGGCAAAACCCCTCAAAGAAAGGAGGGTTAGGACACGCTACTATTTCCCCGCGAGGCTCGGAGAAGTCGAGGGAAGGTTCTTCAGGGAGTCATTTTGGAGGGGAGGGTGGGGTAGGAGTACGGGTCTGATGCGCGAGGAGTACATCATCCCCGGGTCGAAGGTTCCCCTCAAAAGCGAGGAGGTTGAGGTCTCCCTCACAGTGGAGGGGCGCGCCTTCAAGGCTAACGGCGAGGTAGTGGTAGGGTATGGCTGA
- the csa5 gene encoding type I-A CRISPR-associated protein Csa5 — protein sequence MQSLELSKYRGIATALATVCVASGSYSVIDRVANALSLDSVSRAIYENARMLETLLRRYRETGGRQGVCEEKFESGGKELTRVRIVSDEGEYFVEGYLADSEQVKAFLEDVSRDIRLARSVASYAMSMVASCMSAASKKST from the coding sequence ATGCAATCCCTTGAACTCTCGAAATATAGGGGGATCGCGACTGCCCTAGCAACGGTCTGCGTGGCGTCGGGAAGCTACTCTGTTATCGACAGGGTGGCCAACGCCCTCTCCCTGGACAGCGTGAGCAGAGCGATATACGAGAACGCGAGGATGCTCGAAACCCTACTGAGAAGGTACCGTGAGACCGGGGGGAGACAGGGGGTCTGCGAGGAGAAGTTTGAGAGCGGTGGTAAGGAGCTAACAAGGGTGCGCATCGTCTCGGACGAGGGGGAGTACTTCGTTGAAGGGTACCTCGCCGACAGCGAGCAGGTGAAAGCCTTCCTGGAGGATGTTTCCAGGGACATTAGGCTTGCTAGGAGCGTGGCGAGCTACGCTATGTCCATGGTCGCCTCGTGTATGTCTGCGGCCTCTAAAAAATCCACGTGA
- the csa3 gene encoding CRISPR-associated CARF protein Csa3 yields the protein MAGVGRSTVIVASLGFEERFLLRAVVRRGVRERDKVVVFMPERGDPRGEKAFQTLRELVEKAFPQVEVIKYEVDVQDFYGAVSKIRGILKELALEGDLVFNLSGGQRLLILEILAAALSLGVNAELEVETEDSSGYVAVPLKVMHPLDVDNVDQEILRRAVSGVRLKDLEHLSVSKATLWRKLKRLTEEGLLEMDRDKYKLSDLGRMWI from the coding sequence TTGGCGGGTGTTGGTAGGAGCACGGTGATAGTTGCGTCGCTTGGGTTTGAGGAGCGCTTCCTTCTAAGGGCGGTCGTGAGGAGGGGTGTTAGGGAGCGCGACAAGGTTGTTGTCTTTATGCCTGAGAGGGGGGATCCACGGGGGGAGAAGGCGTTCCAGACGTTGAGGGAGCTCGTGGAGAAGGCGTTTCCACAGGTGGAGGTTATCAAGTACGAGGTTGACGTCCAGGATTTTTATGGTGCGGTGAGTAAGATTAGGGGTATTCTGAAAGAGTTAGCCTTGGAGGGAGACTTGGTGTTCAACTTGAGTGGGGGCCAGAGGTTGTTGATACTCGAAATACTGGCGGCTGCGCTAAGCCTTGGGGTTAACGCGGAGCTTGAGGTTGAGACCGAGGACTCCTCTGGCTACGTGGCTGTCCCGTTGAAAGTCATGCACCCGTTGGATGTGGACAACGTTGACCAGGAAATACTGAGGAGGGCCGTGAGTGGGGTGAGGCTCAAGGACTTGGAGCATTTGAGTGTGTCGAAGGCGACCCTTTGGAGGAAGCTAAAAAGGCTGACGGAGGAAGGGCTCCTTGAAATGGATAGGGACAAGTACAAGCTAAGCGATTTAGGGCGGATGTGGATATGA
- a CDS encoding CRISPR-associated endonuclease Cas3'': MKPCAFAGQSLSSHIEGCLAVFKSFAEKNENYFEVASRRLRSALKDTTVPPERLEEIARLAILFHDVGKAYNKFQARFDDNCSQVKEGGFQYHEVASAAMCYKFLNSQGDAWSMVEKALLALSILNHHHASRNSIKMMSERESDAKAKVLKLVESGFCEGDLQPVFGRFNINLRGLVLRGSDVESFHSWLNGLRQAQKAGRWMKLYILVMYPLIVADNLEARRRGGMNEMRKMFVKEIEEVVFC; this comes from the coding sequence TTGAAGCCGTGCGCGTTCGCAGGACAGTCTCTTTCAAGCCACATTGAAGGATGCCTCGCCGTGTTCAAGTCATTCGCAGAGAAAAACGAAAACTACTTCGAGGTGGCCTCGAGGAGGCTAAGGTCCGCCCTTAAAGACACAACTGTGCCGCCGGAGAGACTTGAAGAGATTGCTAGGCTCGCCATCCTATTCCACGACGTCGGGAAAGCCTACAACAAGTTTCAGGCGCGGTTCGACGACAACTGCTCCCAAGTCAAAGAAGGGGGCTTCCAATACCACGAGGTTGCATCTGCGGCAATGTGCTACAAGTTCCTTAACTCTCAGGGTGACGCGTGGAGTATGGTCGAAAAAGCCCTACTCGCGCTAAGCATCCTAAACCACCACCACGCCTCGAGAAACTCGATCAAGATGATGAGTGAAAGGGAGAGCGACGCAAAAGCCAAGGTGCTCAAATTGGTCGAAAGTGGGTTCTGCGAAGGAGACCTCCAACCCGTCTTCGGAAGGTTCAACATCAACCTGAGGGGCCTCGTCTTGAGAGGCAGCGACGTCGAAAGCTTCCACTCGTGGCTGAACGGCCTAAGGCAAGCGCAAAAAGCTGGAAGGTGGATGAAACTCTACATACTAGTCATGTACCCCCTGATCGTGGCGGACAACCTAGAAGCGAGGAGAAGAGGGGGGATGAACGAAATGAGAAAAATGTTTGTGAAGGAAATTGAGGAGGTGGTATTTTGCTAG